The DNA region TCCCGCGCGCGCGCTTCGTTCTCGACGACAGCGATCTGATCGCCTGCCTCGGGGGCGGAATCAAAGCCCAGCACCTCAACAGGGACAGAAGGCCCGGCAGAATCGACGTTCTTGCCCTGATCGTCGATCAGCGCACGCACGCGGCCCCAGGCGGTACCGGCAACGACAATATCGCCGAGACGCAGCGTACCGCGCTGAACGAGCACGGTGCCAACCGGGCCGCGGCCACGCTCAAGCTTGGCCTCGATCACGATGCCTTCGGCCGACCGATTCGGGTTGGCTTTGAGATCGAGCACTTCCGCCTGCAGATGGATCGTCTCGAGCAGCTTGTCGAGGTTGGTGCCCTTCAACGCCGAGACCGGAACCTCGAGCGTCTCACCGCCCATGCTCTCGACGACGATCTCGTGCGAGAGGAGGTCGGTCTGCACACGCTTCGGATCCGCGGCCGGCTTGTCGATCTTGTTGATCGCAACAATGATCGGCACGTTCGCAGCCTTGGCGTGATTGATGGCTTCCACCGTCTGCGGCATGACGCCGTCGTCGGCCGCCACCACCAGCACCACGATGTCCGTCACCTTGGCGCCGCGGGCACGCATCGCCGTGAACGCGGCGTGGCCGGGCGTATCGATGAACGTCACCTTGTCGCCGGACGGCGTCGACACCTGATAAGCGCCGATATGCTGCGTGATGCCACCCGCTTCGCCTGACACGACATTGGTCTTGCGAATGGCGTCGAGCAGCGACGTCTTGCCGTGATCGACGTGTCCCATGATTGTGACCACGGGCGCACGCGGGCTCTGTGCGTCTTCCGTATCCTTCTCGCCGATGAAGCCGGTTTCCACGTCGGCTTCCGAGACGCGCTTCGGCGTATGGCCGAACTCGGTGACGATAAGCTCCGCCGTGTCCGCATCGATCACGTCGGTGATCTTATGCATGGCGCCTTCCTTCATCAGGAACCTGATGACATCGACACCGCGCTCGGTCATGCGGTTGGAGAGCTCTTGAATGGTGATCGCCTCGGGGATCACGACTTCACGCACAATCTTGTCCCTCGGCTGCTGGATGCCCATCGCCTTGAGCTTCTCGCGCTCACGCTTGCGCTTGAGCGAGGCGAGGGACCGTTCGCGCTGCTGCTCGTCGAGCGCGTTGTTGATGGTGAGCTTGCCGCGCTCGCGCTTGGTGTCCGTGGTCGGCGCCTTGACCGGAACGCGCACCAGCTTGCCGCCGCGCTTGATGGCGCGGCTTTCCTCGTCGTCACCGGCCTCGGCGGCCACGGGACGCGCGCGGACTTCCTTGACGATCTTGGTGACCTCACCCGCGCCGCGATCGGCGGCGGGCGGCGGACTGGCCGGACGCGGAATCTCGATCTGCTTCGGACGCCCACCTTCGCGCGGCGCAAAGCGCGGATCGAAGCTTGCAGGACGCTGACGCTGCGGCGGACGCCCGCCAGCGCTCTCACCGGCAGGACGCTGAGTACGCTCGACCGGAGCCGGGCGGGCAGGAGCGGGCGTCGCAGCCGGTCTTGGCGCCGGAGCGGCCGCGCTGGCCGATTCCCCTGCAGGAGCCGGCGGCTGAGCCGGAGCGGCAGCTGCTGCGGCACGCGAAGCTTCCGCCTCCTCGCGCTGCTGCTCGGCAGCGCGCTGCGCATCGACGACCGCCTGCTTGCGGGCTTCGGCTAGAGCGCGCGCACGTGCGTCGCGCTCCTCCGGACGCAGAAGATCACTCTTGCCGGCATCGGCGCGCGGCGGCGTCTTCGGCGCAGGTCTCGTCTCTGCCTTGGGCGCCGCCGGCGCAGCGGTGGGCGCAGATGTTTCCGCAGCGGGCGCTCCCGGCGCGGTCAGCTTGCGCGTCTTGCGTTTCTCGACCACGACCGACTTAGAGCGTCCATGGCTGAAGCTCTGCCGGACGTGGCCCGATTCAACGGTGCGCTGCAGCGAAAGCGGTTTGCGTCCGCCCCCGGTCAACGTCTTGTCGGCAGTGTCCTTGGTTTCGCTCATTCGATATCCGTTAAACCTCTAAATCCTGGGCATTTTCCGGCCCGCGGGATGTGGCGGTGCCCAACCGGTAGCGGGAGAGCCGCTCGGCCTCTTCCATAAATCGCTCGGCGGCCCCGCCTTTTATGAGGGCAGCATGTACCACATTTGACCGCCCCATGGCCAAGCTCAATTGTTCTGTCGATAGACTGGTTACCACAGCCGCTTCGCGCCCCGCGGCACGTGCAACCGCAGCAAATTTCCGGGCGAGCTTCTCGCGGCCGCCCTCAGCGGCGTCGCCGGCCTGAACAAGACCGATGGCCGCCCCCGAGGCAATGAGCTCGTCCACCTGCTGAAAGCCCGTCGTCACGAGCCCCGCTTTGTTGGCGAGGGCCAGAGCTTCCAGTGCACGCTTCTCGAGCAAATGCTCGACGCGCTCGGCGAGCGCCGGATCGGCCTTGACCGAGCGCTTGAGGCTCCTCGCGAAAACGTTGTTACGGACTGCCTGGGCGACGGTCGCCTTGTCGGCTTTCACCCAGACGCCGCGACCGGGTAGGCGCCGCGCCAGATCCGGAACGACGCCACCGTCCGGATCGGCGACAAACCGGATCAGGAGCGCGGGATCGAGTGCCTCCCGTGTGGCCGCGCAGAGGCGCTGGCTGCTGGAATGACCAGCAGGCTCGGCGTCATCAAGCTGGCGGCGGCGGTCAGCCAATGCCCCAAATCCTCCAAGGCTCTGTCGTTCGCGGTCACGGCCTTAGGCTTCCGAGGCGGGCTCGGCAGCCTCGGATCCGTCGGCCGCCTCAGTCTCGGCGCCCTCTTCGGCCGCAGGCTGAAGGTCCTCGGCCGTGATCCAGCCGGCGAGCACACGCGCCGCCATGATCAAGTCCTCGGCCTCCTTGCGACCCAACTCGAAGCCTTCGAGCACGCCCTTGTGGCGCACCGGCTCCACGTCCTTGTCCTTCGAGCGCTCGGTCCAGCCAACGAGATCGTCGGTGGCGCAGTCAGCGAGATCCTCGAGCGTCTTGATGCCGTTCTCGCCGAAGGCAACCAGCATGGCCGTCGTCACGCCCTCGACCTTGGTGAGTTCATCGGAAACGCCGAGCTCGCGCCGGCGCGCATCGCGTTCGGCCTCGATCTTCTCGAGATACTCGCGCGCACGCGTCTGGATCTCTTCCGCCGTGTTCTCGTCGAAGCCCTCGATGTGGGCGATCTCCGAGAGCTCGACGTAGGCGACCTCCTCGACCGAGGCGAAGCCCTCGGTGACGAGCAGCTGCGCGATGACCTCGTCCACGTCGAGGGCATCCATGAACACCTGCGAGCGCTCCGCGAACTCCTTCTGACGCCGCTCGCTCTCTTCCTGCTCGGTCAGGATGTCGATGTCCCAGCCCGTGAGCTGCGAGGCAAGACGCACGTTCTGGCCGCGCCGGCCGATGGCGAGCGAGAGCTGGCTCTCCGGCACCACCACCTCGATGCGGTTCGAATCTTCATCGAGCACGACCTTGGACACTTCGGCAGGCGCCAGCGCGTTGACGATGAAGCTCGCCGCGTCGTTGTTCCACTGGATGATGTCGACCTTCTCGCCCTGCAGCTCGTTGACGACCGCCTGCACGCGGGCGCCGCGCATACCGACGCACGCGCCGACCGGATCGATCGAGCTGTCGCGCGAGATGACGGCGATCTTGGCGCGTGAGCCGGGGTCGCGCGCCACCGACTTGATCTCGACGGTGCCGTCGTAGATCTCCGGCACCTCCTGCGCGAAGAGCTTGCTCATGAACTCTGGGCGCGCACGAGATAGGAAGATCTGCGGCCCGCGCTGCTCGCGGCGCACGTCGTAGATGTAGGCGCGGATGCGGTCGCCGTAGCGTACGTTCTCGCGCGGGATCATCTCGTCGCGGCGGATGATGCCCTCAGCACGGCCGAGATCGACGATGACGTTACCGTATTCGGCGCGCTTGACCGTGCCGTTGACGATCTCGCCGACGCGATCCTTGTACTCGTTGAACTGCCGGTCGCGCTCCGCCTCGCGCACCTTCTGCACGATGACCTGCTTGGCGTTCTGCGCCGCCACACGGCCGAAATCGAGCGGCGGCAGGCTCTCGGCAATGAGATCGCCGACCTTCGCTTCGGGGTTGCGGCGCTTCGCGTCTTCGAGCGTGATCTGCGTCGCCTCGTTCTCGACCTCGTCGACGACCGCGAGCACGCGAGAAAGGCGCGTCTCGCCGGTCCTGGGATCGATCTCGCAGCGGATATCGTTCTCGGTGCCGTAGCGCGATTTCGCAGCCTTCTGGATCGCATCCTCCATGGCCTGGATCACGATCTTGCGGTCGATGGTCTTTTCCCGCGCGACGGCGTCTGCAATCTGCAGAAGCTCGAGCCTGTTGGCACTGATGCCTGCTACGCCTGCCATAGTCAGAGACCCTCCACGTCGTCGGTCTTCAAATCATCCGGATCGGCTTCCGCGCCGTCTCCGAGTTGTCCTTTGCCCTTCGCCTTGGCGCGGGCCAGCGCCTCGCGGATCAATTCGTCGGTCAACACCAGCCGCGCGCTGGCGATCATGTCGACCGCTAATCCAATGACCTTGCGGCCCTCTTCGCCGAGATCGGCTTCGATCAGCACTTCGCCGTCCTCGAAGCCCTCGAGGTGCCCGCGAAAGCGGCGGCGCCCATCGACGGGCAACTTCAGCTCGATCTTGGCTTCCGAGCCCGCCCAATCGACAAAATCCGAAGGCCTGACCAGCGGCCGGTCAATCCCCGGCGACGAGATCTCGAGCCGGTAGCTGTCGCTGACGATGTCAGCGACGTCGAGCACCGGAGAGACGGCCTTCGAAACCGCCTCGCAATCCTCGATCGTCATCGAGCCGTCTGGCCGTTCGGCCATGATCTGCAAGGTCTTGCCGTCACGCCCAGATATTTCGATACGCACAAGCCGGAATCCAAGGCTCTCGAGCACGGGCTCGACGAGCTGCGCGATTTCCGATGCGAGACCAGTCTCCTGGATGAAACGGTCGTTCGTACCTTGCATAACCCGGTGCATTCCGGCCGCCGTCTCCGGCTTGCCAAAACAAAAAGAGCGGACCCTTGAGGGGCCCACTCTCAGAGTTGAGATGATCATGAGCAAACGAAAGATACGTGACTGTGACAGTCCTTGCAAGCGTATTTGCTGGCTTTTCTTCCGCTGGCGCCCCTTCGATATGAGCCAATTGTAAGAATTGGCCGAATCACACCCGGATAAACCGCAGGAAATAGCAGCGACGGCCCTCCCGGCCGGCTTTGACCTCATAACGCGTCCCCGGCCAGTCCGCCGGCCGCTGCCGCCAATCTGCCGGCCGGTCTGCAGTCCAGCGGAAGAACGGTGTTTGTTGCACGGCGTACAGCGCCGTGCCTGCGTAGTCGCCGATATCGGAGGCGAACCGCAGCTCCGCGCCGGGCTTCATCACGCGGGCCAGAAGTCGCAGCAGATCCGGCGAGAAGAGCCGCCGCTTGCGATGCCGCTTCTTCGGCCAGGGATCGGGAAACAGAATGAAGGCGCGATCGAGAGATGCCTCCGGCAACCATCGCAAGAGCGGCCGTACGTCATCACCGAGAAGACGGATGTTGCCGAGCCCCTTGTCGTCGACCGCCGTCAGAGCCTTGACCAGCCCCTCCTCGAACGGCTCACAGCCGATGAGGCCGACATTCGGATTTGCCTCCGCCTGCCAGATCAAATGCTCCGCCCCGCCGAACCCGATCTCGAGCCAAAAGGCGGAGGTCCCTGGCGGAAACAGCGCCGTGATGTCGGTCGGCGCCGGACCACTGGGGTCGATCGCGACCCGCGGCAGGAGCTCCGTTAGCAAGCGCTCCTGACGCGCGCTGAGCTTGCGACCGCGGCGGCGTCCGAACGAACGGATCTCCGCCGCTTCTGGATGAGAGGATTTTTCAGAAGCCGGATCCACAGATGCCTTTCCCTTAACGCAAACGGCCGCAGGAACACTGCGGCCGCTCAGGTCTCTGCTCGAGATGAAAGCTCAAACGGCCTTCTGAATCGCGTCGGCGAGGTCGAGCTTCTCCCACGAGAAGCCGCCATCGTTGTCCGGCTTGCGGCCGAAATGACCGTAAGCCGACGTACGCGCATAAATCGGCCGGTTGAGATCGAGCTGCTGGCGAATGCCGCGCGGCGTCAGATCCATGGCCTTGTCGAGAGCCAGCTCGATGGCAGCTTCGTCAACCTTACCCGTGCCATGCGTATCGACATAGATCGACAGCGGCTTGGCGACGCCGATGGCATACGAAAGCTGGATCGTGCAGCGGTCCGCGAGCCCGGCAGCGATAACGTTCTTGGCCAGATAGCGCGCGGCATAAGCTGCCGAGCGATCGACCTTGGTTGGATCCTTGCCCGAGAACGCGCCGCCGCCGTGCGGAGCCGCGCCACCATAGGTGTCGACGATGATCTTGCGGCCGGTGAGGCCCGTGTCGCCGTCCGGACCGCCTACGAAGAACTTGCCCGTCGGGTTGATGTGCCAGATCGTATCCCGGCCGATCCATCCGTCCGGAAGCGCCGTGCGCACATAGGGCTCGACGATATCGCGCACGTCCTTCGAGGACAGATCCTCAACCACATGCTGATGCGAGACCACGATCTGCGTCACGCCGACCGGCTTGCCATTCTCATAGCGCACCGTCACCTGGCTCTTGGAATCGGGACCGAGCTTGGCGGCATCGCCGTTCTTCGATTTGCGGGCGCGCGCCAGATCCTCGAGGATCTTGTGGCTGTAATAGATCGGCGCCGGCATCAGTTCGGGCGTCTCACGGCAGGCATAGCCGAACATGATGCCCTGATCGCCCGCGCCCTCTTCCTGGTTGGCAGGCTGCTTGGCATCGACACCCTGCGCGATGTCGGCCGACTGCCCGTGAAGAAGCACCTCGATATTGCAGTTCGCCCAATGGAAGCCAGCCTGCTCGTAGCCGATGTCGCGGATCGCGGTGCGCGCGATGTCCTCGATCTTGGCGACCGTCATCGAGCGCG from Hyphomicrobium sp. CS1GBMeth3 includes:
- the infB gene encoding translation initiation factor IF-2, whose product is MSETKDTADKTLTGGGRKPLSLQRTVESGHVRQSFSHGRSKSVVVEKRKTRKLTAPGAPAAETSAPTAAPAAPKAETRPAPKTPPRADAGKSDLLRPEERDARARALAEARKQAVVDAQRAAEQQREEAEASRAAAAAAPAQPPAPAGESASAAAPAPRPAATPAPARPAPVERTQRPAGESAGGRPPQRQRPASFDPRFAPREGGRPKQIEIPRPASPPPAADRGAGEVTKIVKEVRARPVAAEAGDDEESRAIKRGGKLVRVPVKAPTTDTKRERGKLTINNALDEQQRERSLASLKRKREREKLKAMGIQQPRDKIVREVVIPEAITIQELSNRMTERGVDVIRFLMKEGAMHKITDVIDADTAELIVTEFGHTPKRVSEADVETGFIGEKDTEDAQSPRAPVVTIMGHVDHGKTSLLDAIRKTNVVSGEAGGITQHIGAYQVSTPSGDKVTFIDTPGHAAFTAMRARGAKVTDIVVLVVAADDGVMPQTVEAINHAKAANVPIIVAINKIDKPAADPKRVQTDLLSHEIVVESMGGETLEVPVSALKGTNLDKLLETIHLQAEVLDLKANPNRSAEGIVIEAKLERGRGPVGTVLVQRGTLRLGDIVVAGTAWGRVRALIDDQGKNVDSAGPSVPVEVLGFDSAPEAGDQIAVVENEARAREITDYRIRKRRETLGSAGTPRTLEQMMQTLKDAAGKKDFTLLIKGDVQGSVEAIQGALKKLGTDEVEARVVHSGVGGITESDVALAGASKAVVVGFNVRANAQAKQAADSQGIELRYYSIIYDLVDDVKAAMSGLLAPTIRENFLGYASIKQVFNISKVGKVAGCIVTEGKVERGAKVRLLRDKVVIHEGTLSILKRFKDDVKEVPAGQECGMAFANYQDIREGDEIECFQVETIQRSL
- a CDS encoding RNA-binding protein, which encodes MADRRRQLDDAEPAGHSSSQRLCAATREALDPALLIRFVADPDGGVVPDLARRLPGRGVWVKADKATVAQAVRNNVFARSLKRSVKADPALAERVEHLLEKRALEALALANKAGLVTTGFQQVDELIASGAAIGLVQAGDAAEGGREKLARKFAAVARAAGREAAVVTSLSTEQLSLAMGRSNVVHAALIKGGAAERFMEEAERLSRYRLGTATSRGPENAQDLEV
- the nusA gene encoding transcription termination factor NusA, which encodes MAGVAGISANRLELLQIADAVAREKTIDRKIVIQAMEDAIQKAAKSRYGTENDIRCEIDPRTGETRLSRVLAVVDEVENEATQITLEDAKRRNPEAKVGDLIAESLPPLDFGRVAAQNAKQVIVQKVREAERDRQFNEYKDRVGEIVNGTVKRAEYGNVIVDLGRAEGIIRRDEMIPRENVRYGDRIRAYIYDVRREQRGPQIFLSRARPEFMSKLFAQEVPEIYDGTVEIKSVARDPGSRAKIAVISRDSSIDPVGACVGMRGARVQAVVNELQGEKVDIIQWNNDAASFIVNALAPAEVSKVVLDEDSNRIEVVVPESQLSLAIGRRGQNVRLASQLTGWDIDILTEQEESERRQKEFAERSQVFMDALDVDEVIAQLLVTEGFASVEEVAYVELSEIAHIEGFDENTAEEIQTRAREYLEKIEAERDARRRELGVSDELTKVEGVTTAMLVAFGENGIKTLEDLADCATDDLVGWTERSKDKDVEPVRHKGVLEGFELGRKEAEDLIMAARVLAGWITAEDLQPAAEEGAETEAADGSEAAEPASEA
- the rimP gene encoding ribosome maturation factor RimP, which gives rise to MHRVMQGTNDRFIQETGLASEIAQLVEPVLESLGFRLVRIEISGRDGKTLQIMAERPDGSMTIEDCEAVSKAVSPVLDVADIVSDSYRLEISSPGIDRPLVRPSDFVDWAGSEAKIELKLPVDGRRRFRGHLEGFEDGEVLIEADLGEEGRKVIGLAVDMIASARLVLTDELIREALARAKAKGKGQLGDGAEADPDDLKTDDVEGL
- a CDS encoding tRNA (guanine(46)-N(7))-methyltransferase TrmB, which encodes MDPASEKSSHPEAAEIRSFGRRRGRKLSARQERLLTELLPRVAIDPSGPAPTDITALFPPGTSAFWLEIGFGGAEHLIWQAEANPNVGLIGCEPFEEGLVKALTAVDDKGLGNIRLLGDDVRPLLRWLPEASLDRAFILFPDPWPKKRHRKRRLFSPDLLRLLARVMKPGAELRFASDIGDYAGTALYAVQQTPFFRWTADRPADWRQRPADWPGTRYEVKAGREGRRCYFLRFIRV
- the metK gene encoding methionine adenosyltransferase, which gives rise to MARQSYLFTSESVSEGHPDKVCDRISDEVVDAFYRDGLAEGLDPWSIRAACETLATTNRVVIAGEYRGPRSMTVAKIEDIARTAIRDIGYEQAGFHWANCNIEVLLHGQSADIAQGVDAKQPANQEEGAGDQGIMFGYACRETPELMPAPIYYSHKILEDLARARKSKNGDAAKLGPDSKSQVTVRYENGKPVGVTQIVVSHQHVVEDLSSKDVRDIVEPYVRTALPDGWIGRDTIWHINPTGKFFVGGPDGDTGLTGRKIIVDTYGGAAPHGGGAFSGKDPTKVDRSAAYAARYLAKNVIAAGLADRCTIQLSYAIGVAKPLSIYVDTHGTGKVDEAAIELALDKAMDLTPRGIRQQLDLNRPIYARTSAYGHFGRKPDNDGGFSWEKLDLADAIQKAV